In a genomic window of Lacrimispora sp. BS-2:
- a CDS encoding DEAD/DEAH box helicase, which yields MRIVIGNEIRITDAPKALFDWCRENLVLPNPEYANRSRRGLWVGNTPKYLWLYRVEGNELIVPVGVGKKVKEFKEEDTLINQDLADNGLLSFDGTIPLYDYQEPAVMEMSCQSCGILQSPCGSGKTQMGIALAAKLSRRTLWITHTQDLLTQSYERAAQYFDKRTLGKITAGKVHIGSHITFATVQTLCKLDLDKYRYSWDVIIVDECHRLAGTPSKVTMFYKVMNSLAARYKYGLSATVHRSDGLIQSTFAVLGEIAYRVPEEAVADKTMQVRISQRNTGIKVNRECLDTDGTLVFTKLIPYLTGSGPRNEIIVKDLKSNGEHFNLILSDRLEHLQILRNMLPVELKRASVMIDGSMTSKKARAERERAIEDMRNGKKHFLFATFSLAKEGLDIPCLDRLYMTLPKKDYAVVTQSIGRIARVFSGKEDAVCYDYVDDIQFCENQWKRRRAHYRKAGCVL from the coding sequence ATGCGGATAGTGATTGGCAATGAGATCCGGATAACAGATGCCCCGAAGGCCCTGTTTGACTGGTGCCGTGAAAATCTAGTACTGCCTAATCCGGAATACGCCAATCGTTCACGCCGGGGGCTATGGGTTGGTAATACACCGAAATATTTATGGCTATACCGGGTGGAAGGCAATGAGTTGATTGTACCGGTTGGAGTGGGAAAAAAGGTTAAGGAGTTCAAGGAGGAGGATACTCTAATCAATCAAGATTTGGCGGATAACGGACTTTTAAGCTTTGATGGAACAATTCCTCTGTATGACTATCAAGAGCCGGCAGTGATGGAAATGAGCTGTCAGAGTTGCGGAATTCTTCAAAGTCCTTGCGGATCCGGAAAGACCCAGATGGGAATAGCACTGGCAGCCAAATTATCAAGGAGGACACTGTGGATCACGCACACTCAGGACCTTCTTACCCAGTCTTATGAAAGGGCTGCACAGTACTTTGATAAAAGGACCCTGGGAAAGATTACGGCAGGAAAGGTGCATATTGGCAGTCACATTACTTTTGCCACCGTGCAGACACTCTGTAAGCTGGACCTGGACAAGTACCGGTATTCCTGGGATGTAATAATCGTTGATGAATGCCACCGGCTGGCCGGAACACCTTCTAAAGTGACGATGTTTTACAAAGTCATGAACAGTCTGGCAGCGCGATATAAATACGGTTTGTCTGCAACCGTCCACCGATCAGACGGATTGATACAAAGCACCTTTGCCGTGCTAGGAGAAATTGCCTACAGAGTTCCGGAGGAGGCTGTGGCTGATAAGACCATGCAGGTGCGAATCAGTCAGAGGAATACAGGAATAAAGGTGAACCGAGAATGTTTGGATACAGATGGGACGCTTGTCTTTACAAAGTTGATCCCATACCTGACGGGGAGCGGTCCAAGGAATGAAATTATTGTTAAGGATTTGAAAAGCAATGGAGAGCATTTTAACCTGATCCTTTCGGATCGACTGGAGCATTTGCAGATATTAAGAAATATGCTGCCTGTGGAGCTTAAAAGAGCCAGTGTTATGATCGATGGCAGCATGACCAGTAAGAAGGCCAGGGCAGAACGGGAGCGGGCTATTGAAGATATGAGGAATGGAAAGAAGCATTTTCTATTCGCAACCTTCAGTCTGGCTAAAGAAGGCTTGGATATCCCTTGCCTTGACCGGCTGTATATGACTCTTCCTAAAAAGGATTATGCCGTTGTTACCCAGAGCATAGGAAGGATAGCCAGAGTGTTTTCAGGGAAGGAAGATGCTGTTTGTTATGACTATGTGGATGATATCCAGTTTTGTGAGAATCAGTGGAAGCGGCGCCGGGCTCATTACAGAAAGGCAGGGTGTGTTTTATGA